In Cupriavidus basilensis, the following proteins share a genomic window:
- a CDS encoding MFS transporter, with translation MSSIQAAHTTAAARAAHSADSPATGLPARLVLLLAAGAGLAVASLYYSQPMLGVLGPDIGASDAAVGLVPTLTQLGYALGILLLAPLGDRYDRRRIILAKAAVLSVALLASGAASGIGLLLATSLAIGLAATMAQDIVPAAATLAPESHRGKVVGTVMTGLLLGILLSRVLSGFVAEHFGWRIMFVIAAASIALIGVVAARGLPRFKPTTHLAYSALLGSLGKLWQKHGALRRATLSQGLLSVGFSAFWSTLAVMLHGAPFHLGSAAAGAFGLAGAAGALAAPLAGRLADRKGPELVTRLGIALTAISFAGMLLSPLLAPHARLWLIGASALGFDLGVQVTLVAHQTIVYGIEPGARSRLNAVLFVGMFVGMAAGAALGSVLLARWGWMAVTLLSTATAIGALVVRMWPGARLAR, from the coding sequence ATGTCTTCCATTCAAGCCGCGCATACCACAGCTGCCGCGCGCGCAGCGCACTCGGCGGATTCCCCTGCCACCGGCCTGCCCGCACGGCTGGTCCTGCTGCTCGCCGCGGGCGCCGGCCTGGCGGTGGCGTCGCTGTACTACAGCCAGCCCATGCTCGGCGTGCTGGGCCCGGACATCGGCGCGTCCGATGCGGCGGTCGGCCTGGTGCCCACGCTCACGCAGCTCGGCTATGCGCTGGGCATCCTGCTGCTGGCCCCGCTGGGCGACCGCTATGACCGCCGGCGCATCATCCTGGCCAAGGCTGCCGTGCTCAGCGTCGCGCTGCTTGCCAGCGGCGCCGCCTCCGGCATCGGGCTGCTGTTGGCCACCAGCCTGGCGATCGGGCTGGCCGCGACGATGGCGCAAGACATCGTGCCGGCTGCCGCCACGCTGGCGCCCGAGTCGCACCGCGGCAAGGTCGTCGGCACCGTGATGACCGGGCTGCTGCTCGGCATCCTGCTCTCGCGCGTGCTCAGTGGGTTTGTGGCCGAGCACTTCGGCTGGCGCATCATGTTCGTGATCGCCGCGGCCAGCATTGCGCTGATCGGCGTGGTGGCCGCGCGCGGCCTGCCGCGCTTCAAGCCCACCACCCATCTTGCGTATAGCGCGCTGCTGGGCTCGCTCGGCAAGCTGTGGCAGAAGCACGGCGCGCTGCGCCGGGCGACGCTGTCGCAGGGGCTGCTGTCGGTTGGCTTCAGCGCATTCTGGTCGACCCTGGCCGTGATGCTGCACGGCGCGCCGTTCCACCTGGGCAGCGCGGCGGCCGGCGCATTCGGCCTGGCCGGTGCCGCTGGCGCGCTCGCCGCACCGCTGGCGGGCCGCCTCGCAGACCGCAAGGGCCCGGAGCTCGTCACCCGCCTGGGCATCGCGCTGACCGCGATCTCGTTCGCCGGGATGCTGCTCTCGCCGCTGCTCGCACCGCACGCACGGCTGTGGCTGATTGGCGCCAGCGCGCTGGGCTTCGACCTTGGTGTGCAAGTGACGCTGGTCGCGCACCAGACCATCGTCTACGGCATCGAGCCTGGCGCCCGCAGCCGCCTCAATGCGGTGCTGTTTGTCGGCATGTTCGTGGGGATGGCGGCCGGCGCCGCGCTGGGCAGCGTGCTGCTGGCGCGCTGGGGCTGGATGGCGGTGACGCTGTTGTCGACCGCGACGGCCATCGGGGCGCTGGTGGTGCGGATGTGGCCGGGCGCACGGCTGGCCCGGTGA
- a CDS encoding DUF4863 family protein, whose protein sequence is MSPTEFREQIARLTARIAGRPLDAALDTWLNAEHGAGSTTYSELKAACLAGVAEGWLCDREGGGIRYGRIFKPAEDLHGFSVDVVDMRDIAGPHHTHPNGEIDLIVPIDATAEFDGRPAGWLVCPPGSAHRPTVSHGRALVLYLLPDGRIDFTR, encoded by the coding sequence ATGTCCCCCACCGAATTCCGCGAGCAGATCGCGCGGCTCACGGCCCGCATTGCCGGCCGCCCACTCGATGCCGCCCTGGATACCTGGCTGAATGCCGAGCATGGCGCAGGCAGCACCACTTACAGCGAACTCAAGGCCGCCTGCCTGGCCGGCGTGGCCGAGGGCTGGCTGTGCGACCGCGAGGGCGGCGGCATCCGCTATGGCCGCATCTTCAAGCCGGCCGAGGACCTGCACGGGTTTTCCGTCGACGTGGTCGACATGCGGGACATCGCCGGGCCGCATCACACCCACCCCAATGGCGAGATCGACCTGATCGTGCCGATCGACGCCACCGCCGAGTTCGACGGCCGCCCCGCCGGCTGGCTGGTCTGCCCGCCGGGCAGCGCACACCGGCCCACCGTCAGCCACGGCCGCGCGCTCGTCCTTTACCTGCTGCCCGACGGCCGCATCGACTTCACCCGCTGA
- a CDS encoding benzoate-CoA ligase family protein: MTAEPQVQPPGTPFNFAQHLIACNARRPGKTAYIDDHGAMSYGELAERIRRVAAALQASGIHREERVLLLMHDGNDWPVCFLGAMYAGIVPVAVNTLLTADDYAYMLQHSRAQAVLVSGALLPVLQQAMAQGGHEAGTVIVSQPAGPLPDGMIALDGWIDRTAPLAAPASTSPDDPGFWLYSSGSTGRPKGVLHSQGNPYWTAELYAKPVLSLGEADICFSAAKLYFAYGLGNALTFPLSVGATVVLMAERPTPEATFRRWLDYQPTVFFGAPTGYAGMLAAPGLPTREQVSLRLCSSAGEALPADLGERFTAHFGCEIIDGIGSTEMLHIFLSNRPGQVRYGTTGWPVPGYAVELRDEDGHAVPDGDVGDLYIQGPSAALMYWGNREKSRETFRGGWTKSGDKYARNADGSYSYAGRSDDMLKVSGIYVSPFEVEATLAQHPAVLEAAVIGVPDPAGLTKTKAFVVLKPGAQVSETELKAFVKERLAPYKYPRVIEFMGALPKTATGKIQRFRLREMEGAPA; the protein is encoded by the coding sequence ATGACAGCCGAACCACAAGTCCAGCCACCCGGCACGCCGTTCAACTTCGCCCAGCACCTGATCGCGTGCAACGCGCGGCGCCCCGGCAAGACCGCTTACATCGACGACCACGGCGCGATGAGCTACGGCGAACTGGCCGAGCGCATCCGCCGTGTTGCCGCCGCGCTGCAGGCCAGCGGCATCCATCGCGAAGAACGCGTGCTGCTGCTGATGCACGATGGCAACGACTGGCCGGTGTGCTTCCTCGGCGCGATGTATGCCGGCATCGTGCCGGTGGCGGTCAACACCCTGCTCACCGCCGACGACTACGCCTATATGCTGCAGCACAGCCGCGCGCAGGCCGTGCTGGTATCGGGCGCGCTGCTGCCCGTGCTGCAGCAGGCCATGGCCCAGGGCGGCCACGAAGCCGGGACCGTAATCGTCTCGCAGCCCGCCGGTCCATTGCCCGATGGCATGATCGCCCTCGATGGGTGGATCGACCGCACCGCACCGCTAGCGGCGCCGGCCAGCACCAGCCCCGACGATCCCGGCTTCTGGCTCTATTCGTCAGGCTCCACCGGACGCCCCAAGGGCGTGCTGCACAGTCAGGGCAACCCGTACTGGACCGCCGAGCTCTATGCCAAGCCCGTGCTGTCGCTGGGCGAGGCCGACATCTGCTTCTCGGCCGCCAAGCTCTACTTTGCCTATGGGCTCGGCAATGCCCTGACCTTCCCGCTGAGCGTGGGCGCCACCGTCGTGCTGATGGCCGAGCGGCCAACCCCCGAGGCCACGTTCAGGCGCTGGCTGGACTATCAGCCGACCGTGTTCTTTGGCGCGCCGACCGGCTACGCGGGCATGCTCGCCGCGCCCGGGCTGCCCACGCGCGAGCAGGTCTCGCTGCGCCTGTGCTCCTCCGCCGGCGAGGCCTTGCCCGCCGACCTGGGCGAGCGTTTCACCGCGCATTTCGGCTGCGAAATCATCGACGGCATCGGTTCGACCGAGATGCTGCATATCTTCCTGTCCAACCGCCCCGGGCAGGTTCGCTACGGCACCACGGGCTGGCCGGTGCCGGGCTATGCGGTGGAACTGCGCGACGAAGACGGCCACGCCGTGCCCGACGGCGATGTGGGCGACCTCTATATCCAGGGGCCAAGCGCAGCGCTGATGTACTGGGGCAACCGGGAGAAATCGCGCGAGACCTTTCGCGGCGGCTGGACCAAGAGCGGCGACAAATACGCGCGCAACGCCGACGGCAGCTACAGCTACGCCGGGCGCAGCGACGACATGCTCAAGGTCAGCGGCATCTATGTCTCCCCGTTCGAGGTGGAAGCCACGCTGGCCCAGCACCCCGCAGTGCTCGAAGCCGCGGTGATCGGCGTCCCCGACCCGGCCGGCCTCACCAAGACCAAGGCCTTCGTGGTGCTCAAACCCGGCGCGCAGGTCAGCGAGACAGAGCTGAAAGCCTTCGTCAAGGAACGGCTCGCACCCTACAAATACCCGCGCGTCATCGAGTTCATGGGCGCGCTGCCGAAGACAGCCACAGGGAAGATACAGCGGTTCAGGCTGCGGGAGATGGAAGGCGCACCGGCATGA
- a CDS encoding tripartite tricarboxylate transporter substrate-binding protein: MGCAVYGAILRRARLAGELLKISARTDLLHIPYKGCAPAMTDVLGGQADVSINTLTNALPYLNKLALRIGLKAD; the protein is encoded by the coding sequence GTGGGTTGTGCGGTATATGGCGCAATTCTACGACGCGCGCGGCTGGCGGGCGAGTTGCTGAAGATCTCGGCAAGGACCGATCTGCTGCACATTCCCTACAAGGGATGCGCTCCCGCCATGACCGACGTGCTGGGCGGCCAGGCGGACGTCAGCATCAACACGCTCACCAACGCCCTGCCCTACCTGAACAAGCTGGCCCTGCGGATCGGCCTCAAGGCTGACTGA
- a CDS encoding MFS transporter: protein MPHIDIHKLADEARFNRFHAQILLWCALIIIFDGYDLAVVGIALPSIMKGMGVDATSAGFMVSAALFGMMFGAIFMGTVADRIGRRRAIAICILLFSVFTAAAGFTSDPVTFSVTRFLAGLGIGGVMPNVVAQMTEYSPRKIRGTMVTLMFSGYSVGGMLAALLGKGMIESYGWQSVFLAASLPALLIPVILKSMPESMPFLIRSGQIDALKHVASRLEPGYQPQPGDRFALPAGDKAGDAPIGKLFQDGRGFSTVMFWVAFFMCLFMVYALSSWLAKMMAGAGYSLGSALTFVLVLNFGAMLGAIGGGWLADRFNIKYVLVGMYALAAVSITLLGYPVPTALLFVLVALAGASTIGTQIVTYAYAGQFYPMAVRATGIGWASGIGRSGAILAPIVIGALVGMSLPLQQNFVAIAIPAVIAMIAVLLIDHRRSASAQHAANQAGSPQAAPLAAEARAAS from the coding sequence ATGCCCCACATCGACATCCACAAACTAGCCGACGAAGCCCGCTTCAACCGCTTCCACGCCCAAATCCTCCTCTGGTGCGCCCTCATCATCATCTTCGACGGCTATGACCTGGCCGTGGTCGGCATCGCGCTGCCGTCGATCATGAAGGGCATGGGCGTGGACGCCACCAGCGCCGGCTTCATGGTCAGCGCCGCGCTGTTCGGCATGATGTTCGGCGCCATCTTCATGGGCACCGTGGCCGACCGCATCGGGCGGCGCCGCGCCATCGCCATCTGCATCCTGCTGTTCAGCGTCTTCACCGCGGCGGCCGGCTTCACCAGCGATCCGGTGACGTTCAGCGTGACGCGCTTCCTGGCCGGCCTGGGCATCGGCGGCGTCATGCCGAACGTGGTGGCGCAGATGACCGAATACTCCCCGCGCAAGATTCGCGGGACCATGGTCACGCTGATGTTCAGCGGCTACTCGGTGGGCGGCATGCTGGCCGCGCTGCTGGGCAAAGGCATGATTGAGAGCTACGGGTGGCAATCGGTCTTCCTCGCCGCCAGCCTGCCGGCACTGCTGATCCCGGTCATCCTGAAATCCATGCCGGAGTCGATGCCCTTCCTGATCAGATCGGGCCAGATCGACGCACTCAAGCACGTCGCCTCGCGCCTGGAGCCAGGCTACCAGCCCCAGCCCGGCGACCGGTTCGCGCTGCCCGCCGGCGACAAAGCGGGCGACGCGCCCATCGGCAAGCTGTTCCAGGACGGACGCGGCTTTTCCACGGTGATGTTCTGGGTGGCGTTCTTCATGTGCTTGTTCATGGTCTACGCGCTCAGCTCCTGGCTGGCCAAGATGATGGCCGGCGCAGGCTATAGCCTGGGCTCGGCGCTCACCTTCGTGCTGGTGCTGAACTTCGGCGCCATGCTCGGCGCCATCGGCGGTGGCTGGCTGGCGGACCGTTTCAATATCAAGTACGTGCTGGTGGGCATGTACGCCCTGGCCGCGGTATCGATCACGCTGCTGGGCTATCCGGTGCCCACCGCGCTGCTGTTCGTGCTGGTGGCGCTGGCCGGCGCGTCGACCATCGGCACGCAGATCGTCACCTACGCCTATGCGGGGCAGTTCTATCCGATGGCGGTCCGCGCGACCGGCATCGGCTGGGCGTCGGGCATCGGGCGCAGCGGGGCCATCCTGGCGCCGATCGTGATCGGCGCGCTGGTGGGCATGTCGCTGCCGCTGCAGCAAAATTTCGTGGCCATCGCCATTCCGGCGGTGATCGCGATGATTGCGGTGTTGCTGATCGATCATCGGCGCTCGGCTTCGGCGCAGCATGCGGCGAACCAGGCAGGCAGCCCCCAGGCCGCCCCGCTGGCCGCCGAAGCGCGCGCCGCGTCTTGA
- a CDS encoding 3,4-dehydroadipyl-CoA semialdehyde dehydrogenase, with product MTELLSNYLGGRWQAGSGAGATLSDPVLGDALVRVDATGLDLAAGFAFAREQGGAALRAMTYRERAAMLAAIVKILQTNRDAYYEIATANSGTVHNDSAVDIDGGIFTLGTYAKLGDALGERRYLIDGDAARLGKDPLFQSQHVLVPTRGVALLINAFNFPSWGLWEKAAPALLAGVPVIVKPATATAWLTQRMVRDVVDAGVLPPGALSVVCGSAAGLLDQLQPFDVVSFTGSAQTAALIRSHAAVTQRSVRVNIEADSVNSALLLPGEAAGSEAFDLLAKEAAREMTVKSGQKCTAIRRIFVPEALYGAAADAIGARLARVTVGNPRHEAVRMGALVSRAQLASVREGLGYLQAQAEVLHDGATHALVDADPAVACCVGPTLLGARDAHAADRVHDTEVFGPVATLVPYRDNADALALVRRGQGSLVASLYGSDADALAKAAVELADSHGRVHVISPDVAQLHTGHGNVMPQSLHGGPGRAGGGEELGGLRALNFYHRRSAVQASTSVLAQL from the coding sequence ATGACCGAACTGCTTTCCAACTATCTTGGCGGCCGCTGGCAAGCCGGCTCCGGTGCCGGCGCGACGCTGTCCGACCCCGTACTGGGCGATGCGCTGGTACGCGTGGACGCCACCGGGCTCGACCTTGCCGCCGGCTTCGCCTTTGCGCGCGAGCAAGGCGGCGCCGCGTTGCGCGCCATGACCTACCGCGAGCGCGCCGCCATGCTGGCCGCCATCGTCAAGATCCTGCAGACCAACCGCGATGCCTATTACGAGATCGCCACCGCCAACAGCGGCACCGTGCACAACGATTCCGCCGTGGATATCGATGGCGGCATCTTCACGCTTGGCACCTATGCCAAGCTCGGCGACGCGCTGGGAGAGCGACGCTACCTCATCGACGGCGATGCCGCGCGGCTCGGCAAGGACCCGCTGTTCCAGTCGCAGCACGTGCTGGTGCCCACGCGCGGCGTGGCGCTATTGATCAACGCCTTCAACTTCCCGAGCTGGGGCTTGTGGGAGAAGGCAGCACCCGCACTGCTGGCGGGCGTGCCCGTGATCGTCAAGCCCGCGACGGCCACCGCCTGGCTGACCCAGCGCATGGTCAGGGACGTGGTGGACGCTGGCGTGTTGCCGCCCGGCGCGCTGTCGGTGGTGTGCGGCAGCGCGGCCGGATTGCTGGACCAGTTGCAGCCGTTCGATGTGGTCTCCTTCACCGGCTCGGCCCAGACCGCCGCGCTGATCCGCTCGCATGCGGCGGTGACGCAGCGCTCGGTGCGCGTCAATATCGAGGCCGACAGCGTCAATTCGGCCCTGCTGCTGCCCGGCGAAGCCGCCGGCAGCGAAGCGTTCGACCTGCTGGCCAAGGAAGCCGCGCGGGAGATGACGGTCAAGTCCGGGCAGAAATGCACGGCCATCCGCCGCATCTTCGTGCCCGAGGCGCTGTATGGCGCTGCCGCAGACGCCATCGGCGCGCGGCTGGCCAGGGTCACCGTGGGCAATCCCCGCCACGAAGCGGTGCGCATGGGCGCGCTGGTCAGCCGGGCGCAACTCGCCTCGGTGCGCGAAGGGCTGGGTTACCTGCAAGCGCAGGCCGAGGTGCTGCACGACGGCGCGACGCACGCGCTGGTCGATGCCGATCCGGCCGTGGCCTGCTGCGTCGGGCCCACGTTGCTAGGTGCGCGTGATGCGCACGCGGCCGATCGCGTGCACGACACCGAGGTGTTCGGCCCCGTGGCCACGCTGGTGCCCTACCGCGATAACGCCGACGCACTGGCGCTCGTGCGCCGGGGCCAGGGCTCGCTGGTGGCATCGCTCTACGGCAGCGATGCCGATGCGCTGGCCAAAGCCGCCGTGGAACTGGCCGACAGCCATGGCCGCGTCCACGTGATCTCACCCGATGTTGCCCAGCTGCATACCGGCCACGGCAACGTCATGCCGCAATCGCTGCACGGCGGCCCGGGCCGCGCAGGCGGCGGCGAAGAGCTGGGCGGCTTGCGCGCGCTGAATTTCTATCACCGGCGCAGTGCCGTGCAGGCAAGCACCAGCGTGCTGGCACAGCTTTAA
- a CDS encoding helix-turn-helix transcriptional regulator: MSSTILHVPGLTRESADEHEADAAPGNGSAAEAGGLEKNAFLAALGERVRELRSRRGLTRKATAVAAGVSERHLANLEYGSGNASILVLLQIASALHCSLAELLGDVSTSSPEWLLIRELLEHRDEGTLRRVRIAVGEMLGTGGGNAARSPRVALIGLRGAGKSTLGGMLAEDLGFPFVELSREIEKFAGCSISEIQGLYGMNAYRRYERRALEEAIQIYPEAVIATPGGLVSDPATFNLLLAHCTTVWLQASPEDHMNRVRAQGDFRPMAASKEAMEDLRHILAGRAAFYSKAEFSVDTSAEPLEPTFLALRERVRYALQLPL, translated from the coding sequence ATGTCAAGCACTATATTGCATGTTCCCGGGTTAACGCGGGAGTCCGCTGACGAGCATGAGGCCGATGCCGCGCCAGGCAACGGTAGCGCCGCAGAGGCCGGCGGGCTTGAAAAAAACGCCTTTCTCGCCGCCCTGGGCGAGCGTGTGCGTGAGCTCCGCTCGCGCCGGGGGCTGACCCGCAAGGCCACGGCGGTGGCCGCCGGGGTTTCGGAGCGGCATCTCGCCAACCTGGAATATGGCAGTGGCAATGCTTCCATCCTGGTGCTGCTGCAGATCGCCTCGGCGCTGCACTGCTCGCTGGCCGAACTGCTTGGCGATGTGTCCACCTCATCGCCGGAATGGCTGCTGATTCGGGAGCTTCTGGAACACCGCGACGAAGGCACGCTGCGCCGCGTGCGCATTGCGGTCGGCGAGATGCTCGGCACCGGCGGCGGCAACGCCGCGCGCAGCCCGCGCGTGGCACTGATCGGGCTGCGCGGCGCCGGCAAGTCCACGCTGGGCGGCATGCTGGCCGAGGACCTGGGCTTTCCCTTTGTGGAGCTCAGCCGCGAGATCGAGAAGTTCGCCGGCTGCAGCATCTCGGAAATCCAGGGCCTGTATGGCATGAACGCCTACCGCCGCTATGAGCGGCGCGCGCTGGAGGAAGCCATCCAGATCTATCCCGAGGCGGTGATCGCCACGCCCGGCGGCCTTGTGTCCGACCCCGCCACCTTCAACCTGCTGCTGGCCCATTGCACCACGGTGTGGCTGCAGGCAAGCCCGGAAGATCACATGAACCGCGTGCGCGCCCAGGGCGACTTCCGCCCGATGGCCGCCAGCAAGGAGGCCATGGAAGACCTGCGCCATATCCTGGCTGGCCGCGCGGCCTTCTATTCCAAGGCGGAGTTCAGCGTCGACACCAGCGCCGAGCCGCTGGAACCCACCTTCCTGGCGCTGCGCGAGCGCGTGCGCTACGCACTGCAACTTCCGCTCTGA
- a CDS encoding LysR family transcriptional regulator has protein sequence MKTQPSAPVAPVAPATASTPSADRVELMQTFVRIVEAGSLSAAAAQLGTTQPTISRRLQNLERSLGLRLLQRSTHAMKLTEDGERCFGRAKELVAGWEAFEADLRGAGDEPEGTLRVVVPHAFGQQQLVGPLAEFLRRHSRVTVEWLLYDRTPEFIADGIDCAIHVGEVSDPSVVAIRLAQVPRIVVAAPAVLDGLAMPSHPNELAMLPWLSLRTFYRNEVTLTHAVTGESQRLAFRPRVGTDSLYALRSAAALGLGVAVASAWLMAEDIAQGRLLHLVPEWQASSLPMYLIYPYASFYPAKLRRFVETMRQCVPATMAG, from the coding sequence ATGAAAACCCAACCCTCCGCCCCAGTCGCTCCAGTCGCTCCAGCCACCGCCTCCACGCCTTCCGCCGACCGCGTCGAGCTGATGCAGACCTTCGTGCGGATCGTCGAGGCCGGCAGCCTGTCGGCGGCCGCCGCGCAACTGGGCACCACCCAGCCCACCATCAGCCGCCGCCTGCAAAACCTGGAGCGCTCGCTTGGCCTGCGCCTGCTGCAGCGCTCGACCCATGCGATGAAGCTCACCGAGGATGGCGAGCGCTGCTTTGGGCGCGCCAAGGAGCTGGTAGCGGGATGGGAGGCTTTCGAAGCGGACCTGCGGGGCGCCGGTGACGAGCCCGAAGGCACGCTGCGGGTCGTGGTGCCGCATGCCTTCGGGCAGCAGCAACTGGTAGGGCCGCTGGCGGAGTTCCTGCGCCGTCACTCGCGGGTGACGGTGGAGTGGCTGTTGTATGACCGGACACCGGAGTTCATTGCCGACGGCATCGACTGCGCCATCCACGTTGGCGAGGTGAGCGACCCGTCGGTGGTGGCGATCCGGCTTGCCCAGGTGCCCCGCATTGTCGTTGCCGCCCCTGCCGTGCTGGATGGCTTGGCGATGCCCTCGCACCCGAACGAGCTGGCCATGCTGCCCTGGCTTTCCCTGCGCACCTTCTATCGCAACGAGGTGACGCTGACCCATGCGGTGACTGGCGAAAGCCAGCGGCTGGCGTTCCGCCCGCGCGTGGGCACCGACAGCCTGTATGCGTTGCGCAGCGCGGCAGCGCTGGGACTGGGCGTGGCCGTGGCGTCGGCCTGGCTGATGGCCGAGGATATTGCACAGGGCCGGCTGCTGCACCTGGTGCCCGAGTGGCAGGCATCCTCGCTGCCGATGTACCTGATCTATCCCTACGCGAGTTTCTATCCCGCCAAGCTGCGCCGCTTTGTGGAGACGATGCGGCAATGCGTGCCGGCGACCATGGCAGGCTGA
- a CDS encoding NAD(+) synthase: MTDTKNPFLNIYAHGFARVAVGVPVCRVADPAFNAAETIALARDAASQGAALVAFPELGLSAYTCDDLFHQRALLDACEAALAAIVDASKSIAATLVVGLPLRVEHQLFNCAAVVAGGRILGVVPKTYLPNYWEFYEARQFSSADSAVATEVPLCGSKVPFGAGLLFEAQDVPFLRFHVEICEDVWVPIPPSSFAALAGATVLVNLSASNIVVGKSGYRHQLVSQQSARCLAAYVYSSAGKGESSTDLAWDGQALIYENGELLAESERFADSSHLTFADVDLERLSRERMHQTTFGHSVRRHGAEVAKFKVIPFAMNLALDKPLPLRRTVERFPYVPSDARRRDERCSEVYNIQVQALVQRLSFSGLSKVVIGVSGGLDSTHALLVCAKAMDRLKLPRTNIIGITMPGFATSERTLLQARKLMEVVGCVAKEIDIRPSCVEMLKDLDHPYASGKPVYDVTFENVQAGERTNHLFRFANHSHAIVIGTGDLSELALGWCTYGVGDHMSHYNVNGSVPKTLISHLVRWVAQTGQIGNTGSDVLLDVLGTEISPELVPGDSADAPQQKTENFIGPYELQDFNLYYTLRFGFTPTKIAFLALSAWGERDKGNWPDGPDVVRNVYKVADIKRNLRIFLDRFFRTSQFKRSCVPNGPKVGSGGSLSPRGDWRAPSDSESVVWMKDLERVPDEI; encoded by the coding sequence ATGACTGACACCAAGAACCCGTTCCTCAATATCTACGCCCATGGCTTTGCCCGCGTGGCGGTGGGTGTGCCGGTGTGCCGAGTGGCAGACCCGGCCTTCAATGCCGCCGAGACGATCGCGCTGGCCAGGGATGCCGCCAGCCAGGGTGCGGCGCTGGTGGCCTTTCCGGAGCTGGGCTTGTCCGCCTATACCTGCGACGACCTGTTCCATCAGCGCGCCTTGCTCGACGCCTGCGAGGCGGCCCTTGCCGCCATCGTCGATGCGTCGAAATCGATCGCCGCGACGCTGGTGGTGGGGCTGCCGCTGCGGGTCGAGCATCAACTGTTCAACTGCGCGGCGGTGGTAGCCGGCGGGCGCATCCTTGGCGTGGTTCCCAAGACTTACCTGCCGAACTACTGGGAGTTCTACGAGGCGCGCCAGTTCAGTTCGGCCGATAGCGCGGTAGCCACCGAGGTGCCGCTTTGCGGCAGCAAGGTGCCCTTTGGCGCCGGCCTGCTGTTCGAGGCGCAAGACGTGCCGTTCTTGCGCTTCCATGTGGAGATCTGCGAGGACGTGTGGGTGCCGATTCCGCCGTCGTCGTTCGCGGCGCTGGCGGGCGCGACCGTGCTGGTGAACCTGTCGGCCTCCAACATCGTGGTCGGCAAGTCCGGCTACCGGCATCAGCTGGTCAGCCAGCAGTCGGCGCGCTGCCTGGCGGCGTACGTGTACAGTTCGGCGGGCAAGGGCGAGTCGTCCACCGACCTGGCGTGGGACGGGCAGGCGCTGATCTACGAGAACGGCGAACTGCTGGCGGAGTCCGAGCGCTTTGCGGACAGCTCGCACCTGACCTTTGCGGATGTCGACCTCGAGCGCCTGTCGCGCGAGCGCATGCACCAGACCACGTTCGGCCACTCGGTGCGGCGCCATGGCGCGGAGGTGGCGAAGTTCAAGGTGATCCCCTTCGCCATGAACCTGGCGCTGGACAAGCCGCTGCCGCTGCGCAGGACGGTGGAACGATTCCCCTACGTGCCGTCCGACGCGCGGCGGCGCGACGAGCGCTGCAGCGAGGTCTACAACATCCAGGTGCAGGCGCTGGTCCAGCGGCTGTCGTTCAGCGGCCTGTCCAAGGTGGTGATCGGCGTCTCCGGCGGGCTGGATTCCACGCACGCGCTGCTGGTGTGCGCCAAGGCCATGGACCGGCTCAAGCTGCCGCGCACCAACATCATCGGCATCACCATGCCGGGCTTTGCCACCAGCGAGCGCACGCTGCTCCAGGCGCGCAAGCTGATGGAGGTGGTGGGCTGCGTGGCCAAGGAGATCGACATCCGGCCAAGCTGCGTCGAGATGCTCAAGGACCTCGACCACCCCTACGCGTCCGGCAAGCCTGTGTACGACGTCACGTTCGAGAACGTACAGGCGGGCGAGCGCACCAACCATCTGTTCCGCTTCGCCAATCACAGCCACGCCATCGTGATCGGCACCGGCGACCTGAGCGAGCTGGCCCTGGGCTGGTGCACGTATGGCGTGGGCGACCACATGTCGCATTACAACGTGAACGGCAGCGTGCCCAAGACGCTGATCTCGCACCTGGTCCGCTGGGTGGCGCAGACCGGGCAGATCGGCAATACCGGCTCGGACGTGCTGCTCGACGTGCTTGGCACGGAGATCAGCCCGGAACTGGTGCCGGGAGACTCCGCCGACGCGCCCCAGCAAAAGACCGAGAACTTCATCGGTCCGTATGAGTTGCAGGATTTCAACCTGTACTACACGCTGCGGTTCGGCTTCACGCCGACCAAGATCGCCTTCCTTGCCCTGAGCGCGTGGGGCGAGCGCGACAAGGGCAACTGGCCTGACGGGCCGGACGTGGTGCGCAATGTGTACAAGGTGGCCGACATCAAGCGCAATCTGCGCATCTTCCTCGACCGTTTTTTCCGCACCAGCCAGTTCAAGCGCTCGTGCGTGCCCAACGGGCCCAAGGTGGGGTCGGGCGGCTCGCTGTCGCCGCGCGGAGACTGGCGGGCACCGAGCGATTCGGAGTCCGTGGTGTGGATGAAGGACCTGGAGCGGGTGCCGGACGAGATCTGA